Proteins from a single region of Chromobacterium sp. ATCC 53434:
- a CDS encoding alpha/beta fold hydrolase, with protein sequence MRSLTLAAADGAAIPLCQWLPAGQARAAVLISHGMSEYAARYHRFAGALAAAGYAVYAHDHRGHGDSTSPRGCFAADDGWRKVVDDVETVRRHAAERHPGLPVVLFGHSMGSFIARAHFLRYGGRLSGLMLSSTGYRQRPLARLLGALARWLGRGDGRDRSSRLMAALVFGSFNLGFPPWRTKMEWLSRDPAEVDAYLADPRCGFDPTPGLWADLFAGIVDMEDGEAAGAGVNRRCPILLFAGSRDPVSLGRLALGQLEIRYRDAGVLDLQSKVYPGGRHEMLNESNRAEVEDDILAWLARIVPAHPIPKEST encoded by the coding sequence ATGCGCAGCCTGACCCTAGCCGCCGCCGACGGCGCCGCCATTCCGCTATGCCAGTGGCTGCCAGCCGGACAGGCGCGCGCGGCGGTGCTGATCTCGCACGGCATGAGCGAATACGCCGCCCGCTACCACCGTTTCGCCGGCGCGCTCGCCGCCGCCGGCTACGCGGTGTACGCCCACGACCACCGCGGCCACGGCGACTCGACGTCGCCGCGCGGCTGCTTCGCCGCCGACGACGGCTGGCGCAAGGTGGTCGACGACGTCGAGACGGTGCGCCGCCACGCCGCCGAACGGCATCCGGGCCTGCCGGTGGTGCTGTTCGGCCACAGCATGGGCAGCTTCATCGCCCGCGCCCACTTCCTGCGCTACGGCGGCCGGCTGTCCGGCCTGATGCTGTCGTCCACCGGCTACCGCCAGCGGCCGCTGGCCCGCCTGCTCGGCGCGCTGGCGCGCTGGCTGGGCCGCGGCGACGGCCGAGACCGGTCCAGCCGGCTGATGGCGGCGTTGGTGTTCGGCAGTTTCAATCTGGGCTTCCCGCCATGGCGGACCAAGATGGAATGGCTGAGCCGCGATCCGGCCGAGGTGGACGCCTATCTGGCCGATCCGCGCTGCGGCTTCGATCCGACGCCGGGGCTGTGGGCCGACCTGTTCGCCGGCATCGTCGACATGGAGGACGGCGAGGCCGCCGGCGCCGGCGTCAACCGTCGCTGTCCCATCCTGCTGTTCGCCGGCAGCCGCGATCCGGTCAGCCTGGGCCGGCTGGCGCTGGGCCAGCTGGAAATCCGCTACCGCGACGCCGGCGTGCTGGACCTGCAAAGCAAGGTCTATCCGGGCGGCCGCCACGAGATGCTGAACGAAAGCAACCGCGCCGAGGTGGAGGACGACATCCTGGCCTGGCTGGCCAGGATCGTCCCCGCCCATCCCATTCCGAAGGAGTCGACATGA
- a CDS encoding glutathione S-transferase family protein, translating to MIEVHHLNQSRSRRITWLLEELGLDYRVIAYQRDPETRLAPPELKAIHPLGKAPVLRDGDTVLIESGAIVDYLIRTYGKGRFAPDIASPDYNRYVQLLHYAEGSAMLPILLQLYVGRLGEAGAPLHPRIDGELCNHLGYLDGELEGRDYFVGDALSGADVQLSFVAQIAVAGDGRARYPNLARFVDRLESRPAYRRAADKHGE from the coding sequence ATGATAGAAGTGCACCACCTGAACCAATCGCGCTCGCGCCGCATCACCTGGCTGCTGGAGGAACTGGGCCTGGATTACCGCGTGATCGCCTACCAGCGCGATCCCGAGACCCGGCTCGCGCCGCCGGAATTGAAAGCCATCCACCCGCTGGGCAAGGCGCCGGTGCTGCGCGACGGCGACACCGTGCTGATCGAGTCCGGCGCCATCGTCGACTACCTGATCCGCACTTATGGCAAGGGCCGTTTCGCGCCGGACATCGCCTCGCCCGACTACAACCGCTACGTCCAGCTGCTGCACTACGCCGAAGGCTCGGCGATGCTGCCCATCCTGCTGCAGCTCTATGTCGGCAGGCTGGGCGAGGCCGGCGCGCCGCTGCATCCGCGGATAGACGGCGAATTGTGCAACCACCTGGGCTATCTGGACGGCGAGCTGGAAGGCCGCGACTACTTCGTCGGCGACGCGCTGAGCGGCGCCGACGTGCAGCTGTCCTTCGTCGCCCAGATCGCGGTCGCCGGCGACGGCCGCGCCCGCTATCCGAATCTGGCGCGCTTCGTCGACAGGCTGGAGAGCCGTCCGGCCTACCGCCGCGCCGCCGACAAGCACGGCGAATGA
- a CDS encoding carbonic anhydrase encodes MCESPHHAHADCLTSPEQRPVGRRGFLRLATLGGGAVLLGSFLPRTSWAAGGTDALLLSCMDYRLVHAVGEFMDEGLDLRGKYDHIVLAGASLISITDKFPDWNATFWQHLGVAIDLHHIRRVVLLDHRDCGAYKVAFGEDFAKAPEKETEVHAKALRALRREVLARHPQLAVETYLMALDGKAEEIPA; translated from the coding sequence ATGTGTGAATCACCGCATCATGCTCACGCTGATTGCCTGACAAGCCCGGAGCAGCGACCAGTCGGGCGCCGCGGCTTCCTGAGACTGGCCACGCTGGGCGGCGGCGCCGTGCTGCTGGGCAGCTTCCTGCCGCGGACCAGTTGGGCCGCCGGCGGCACCGACGCCCTGCTGCTGTCGTGCATGGACTACCGCCTGGTCCACGCCGTCGGCGAATTCATGGACGAAGGCCTGGACTTGCGCGGCAAGTACGATCACATCGTGCTGGCCGGCGCCTCGCTGATTTCGATCACCGACAAGTTTCCCGACTGGAACGCCACCTTCTGGCAGCACCTGGGCGTCGCGATAGACCTGCACCACATCCGGCGGGTGGTCTTGCTGGACCATCGCGACTGCGGCGCGTACAAGGTGGCCTTCGGCGAGGATTTCGCGAAGGCGCCGGAGAAGGAGACCGAGGTTCACGCCAAGGCGCTGCGGGCCTTGCGCCGGGAAGTCCTGGCCAGGCATCCGCAGCTGGCGGTGGAAACCTATCTGATGGCGCTGGACGGCAAGGCGGAGGAGATCCCGGCCTAA
- a CDS encoding NADPH-dependent 2,4-dienoyl-CoA reductase: MSAYPHLLAPLDLGFTTLKNRVLMGSMHTGLEESPNGFEKMAAFYAERARGGVALIVTGGVGPNAEGCVAEGAAQLSDEHEVEKHKLVTDAVHREGGKIALQILHSGRYSFQEKCVSASPLLAPINFYTPRELSDADVRQTIADFANCARLAQQAGYDGVEVMGSEGYLINQFIARATNKRADDWGGSFENRIRFAIETVKAVRAAVGSDFIIIYRLSMLDLVQDGSSWDEVVHLAGEIEKAGATIINTGIGWHEARVPTIATMVPRGGFAWVTKKLMGRVKIPLITTNRINTPEVAEEILADGCADMVSMARPFLADPDFVNKAAEGRGDEINTCIGCNQACLDHIFQGKLTSCLVNPRACRETELNYEKTAAPKKLAVVGAGPAGLAFATVAAERGHAVTLFDAAAEIGGQFNVAKQIPGKEEFYETLRYFKRRIETTGVELKLGARVAAGDLSGFDEVVLATGIAPRTPAIPGIDHPKVLNYLDVLKHKKPVGKKVAIIGAGGIGFDTAEYLCHEGRSTSLDAGAFMREWGVDMTGDTAGGLAPQGPQPHASPREVYLLQRKTSKVGEGLGKTTGWIHRESLKMKRVKMLSGVSYDLIDDAGLHITVKGEAQLLPVDHVVICAGQDPLRELQAPLQAAGKPVHLIGGADIAAELDAKRAIDQGSRLAAAI, translated from the coding sequence ATGAGCGCTTACCCGCACCTGCTGGCCCCGCTGGACCTGGGTTTCACCACGCTGAAAAACCGCGTGCTGATGGGCTCGATGCATACCGGCCTGGAAGAATCCCCGAACGGCTTCGAGAAAATGGCCGCGTTCTACGCCGAACGCGCGCGGGGCGGCGTGGCGCTGATCGTCACCGGCGGCGTCGGCCCGAACGCCGAAGGCTGCGTGGCCGAGGGCGCGGCCCAGCTGTCCGACGAGCACGAAGTGGAGAAACACAAGCTGGTCACCGACGCGGTGCACCGCGAAGGCGGCAAGATCGCGCTGCAGATCCTGCACTCCGGCCGCTACAGCTTCCAGGAGAAGTGCGTGTCGGCCTCGCCGCTGCTGGCGCCGATCAATTTCTACACCCCGCGCGAACTGTCCGACGCCGACGTGCGGCAGACCATCGCCGACTTCGCCAACTGCGCCCGGCTCGCGCAGCAGGCCGGCTACGACGGCGTCGAGGTGATGGGCTCGGAAGGCTATCTGATCAATCAGTTCATCGCCCGCGCCACCAACAAGCGCGCCGACGACTGGGGCGGCAGCTTCGAAAACCGCATCCGCTTCGCCATCGAAACCGTCAAGGCGGTGCGCGCGGCGGTCGGCAGCGACTTCATCATCATCTACCGCCTGTCGATGCTGGACCTGGTGCAGGACGGCAGCAGCTGGGACGAGGTGGTCCACCTGGCCGGCGAGATCGAGAAGGCCGGCGCCACCATCATCAACACCGGCATAGGCTGGCACGAGGCGCGGGTGCCGACCATCGCGACGATGGTGCCGCGCGGCGGCTTCGCCTGGGTCACCAAGAAGCTGATGGGCCGGGTGAAGATCCCGCTGATCACCACCAACCGCATCAACACGCCGGAAGTGGCCGAGGAGATCCTGGCCGACGGCTGCGCCGACATGGTGTCGATGGCGCGCCCCTTCCTGGCCGATCCGGACTTCGTCAACAAGGCCGCCGAGGGCCGCGGCGACGAGATCAACACCTGCATAGGCTGCAACCAGGCCTGTCTGGACCACATCTTCCAGGGCAAGCTGACCTCCTGTCTGGTCAACCCGCGCGCCTGCCGCGAGACCGAGCTCAATTACGAGAAGACCGCCGCGCCGAAGAAGCTGGCCGTGGTCGGCGCCGGCCCGGCCGGCCTGGCCTTCGCCACCGTCGCCGCCGAGCGCGGCCACGCGGTGACGCTGTTCGACGCCGCGGCCGAGATCGGCGGCCAGTTCAACGTCGCCAAGCAGATTCCGGGCAAGGAAGAGTTCTACGAGACGCTGCGCTACTTCAAGCGCCGCATCGAGACCACCGGCGTCGAACTGAAGCTGGGCGCCCGCGTCGCCGCCGGCGATCTGTCCGGCTTCGACGAGGTGGTGCTGGCCACCGGCATCGCGCCGCGCACGCCGGCCATTCCCGGCATCGACCATCCGAAGGTGCTGAACTACCTCGACGTGCTGAAGCACAAGAAGCCGGTCGGCAAGAAAGTCGCCATCATCGGCGCCGGCGGCATCGGCTTCGACACCGCCGAATACCTGTGCCACGAAGGCCGCTCCACCTCGCTGGACGCCGGCGCCTTCATGCGCGAATGGGGCGTGGACATGACGGGCGACACCGCCGGCGGCCTGGCGCCGCAGGGCCCGCAGCCGCACGCCAGCCCGCGCGAGGTCTATTTGTTGCAGCGCAAGACCAGCAAGGTCGGCGAAGGCCTGGGCAAGACCACCGGCTGGATACACCGCGAAAGCCTGAAAATGAAGCGGGTGAAGATGCTGTCCGGCGTCAGCTACGACCTGATCGACGACGCCGGCCTGCACATCACGGTCAAGGGCGAGGCGCAGCTGCTGCCGGTGGACCATGTGGTGATCTGCGCCGGCCAGGACCCGCTGCGCGAGCTGCAGGCGCCGCTGCAAGCCGCCGGCAAGCCGGTGCACCTGATAGGCGGCGCCGACATCGCCGCCGAACTGGACGCCAAGCGCGCGATCGACCAGGGCTCGCGACTGGCCGCCGCGATCTGA
- a CDS encoding bifunctional 2-polyprenyl-6-hydroxyphenol methylase/3-demethylubiquinol 3-O-methyltransferase UbiG, producing MTQNIYDTPEFFHGYSQLNRSVHGLAGAPEWASLQALLPALAGRAVADLGCGYGWFCRWAREAGAGSALGLDVSEKMLAQAAAMTADDAIEYRRQDLETLQLPPAAFDLVYSSLTLHYIVDLAGLLAACHQALKPGGRLVFSIEHPIFMAARLPQWLQDAQGQRCWPVSGYQDEGPRVTHWLADGVIKQHRTIGTLLNQVMAAGFTLCHVEDWGPSAGQVAAMPELAEERERPMLLLVAAQR from the coding sequence ATGACGCAAAACATTTACGACACCCCTGAGTTTTTCCATGGCTACAGCCAATTGAACCGCTCCGTCCACGGCTTGGCCGGCGCGCCGGAATGGGCCAGCCTGCAAGCGCTGTTGCCGGCGCTGGCGGGCCGCGCGGTGGCCGATCTGGGCTGCGGCTACGGCTGGTTCTGCCGTTGGGCGCGCGAAGCCGGCGCCGGTTCGGCGCTGGGTCTGGACGTCTCGGAAAAGATGCTGGCCCAGGCCGCGGCGATGACCGCCGACGACGCCATCGAATACCGGCGCCAGGACCTGGAAACGCTGCAATTGCCGCCCGCCGCCTTCGATCTGGTCTACAGCTCGCTGACCCTGCATTACATTGTTGACCTGGCCGGCCTGCTGGCCGCCTGCCACCAGGCGTTGAAACCGGGCGGCCGCCTGGTGTTCTCGATCGAGCACCCGATCTTCATGGCCGCCCGGCTGCCGCAATGGCTGCAGGACGCGCAAGGACAGCGCTGCTGGCCGGTCAGCGGCTACCAGGACGAGGGCCCGCGCGTCACCCACTGGCTGGCCGACGGCGTGATCAAGCAGCACCGCACCATCGGCACCTTGCTCAACCAGGTGATGGCGGCAGGTTTCACGCTGTGCCACGTCGAGGACTGGGGGCCCAGCGCCGGGCAGGTGGCGGCGATGCCGGAACTGGCGGAGGAAAGGGAGCGGCCGATGCTGTTGCTGGTGGCCGCGCAGCGCTAG
- a CDS encoding deoxyribonuclease II family protein, with the protein MPILPSWRQTCLGLTLAAAALCGHAAPSPLLDASHPVNWWFAFKFNAASFPGCGGGAAVNSCQFGGNPQTYTSGSSYSQQYIYASSSQPSLSQGDGCVGDTQADPVGATFGQIYNGTLNYVVWNDQFYGDPAIASCSGDACDAPWGHSKGVLAWDAQGNGVVMQVSTPSWPASGNAQYPRTSDGNTLGCVADNDVEVSQHFFSLKLSHADVLAVLQGLANASVVTDPGNPQIVQNGGPADIQSAVSQLGQKSGSKTPQVSKLSSGVTLISKPSALHVAPWQLVSAEMGGIALRAATWWESSKSYAIPTTTQSGAPACWDSSLPTPGPVAIATSGSWQGQTFSLKGGLGKNYNHAKIGVSTSGGTAYAIFGDMNQEGALSGNCASAQNGRGGLFFALPNAALAQSIGKLIGGSTAAAAAR; encoded by the coding sequence ATGCCCATCCTGCCTTCCTGGCGCCAGACCTGCCTGGGCCTGACGCTGGCCGCCGCCGCGCTGTGCGGCCACGCCGCCCCGTCCCCGCTGCTGGACGCCAGCCATCCGGTCAACTGGTGGTTCGCCTTCAAATTCAACGCCGCGTCCTTCCCCGGCTGCGGCGGCGGCGCCGCCGTCAACAGCTGCCAGTTCGGCGGCAATCCGCAGACCTACACCAGCGGCAGCAGCTACAGCCAGCAGTACATCTACGCCAGCAGCAGCCAGCCCAGCCTCTCCCAGGGCGACGGCTGCGTCGGCGACACCCAGGCCGATCCGGTCGGCGCCACCTTCGGCCAGATCTACAACGGCACGCTGAATTACGTGGTGTGGAACGACCAGTTCTACGGCGATCCGGCCATCGCCAGCTGCTCCGGCGACGCCTGCGACGCGCCGTGGGGCCACTCCAAGGGCGTGCTGGCCTGGGACGCCCAGGGCAACGGCGTGGTGATGCAGGTCAGCACACCGTCGTGGCCGGCCTCCGGCAACGCCCAGTATCCACGCACCAGCGACGGCAACACGCTGGGCTGCGTCGCCGACAACGACGTCGAGGTCAGCCAGCACTTCTTCTCGCTGAAGCTGAGCCACGCCGACGTGCTGGCGGTGCTGCAGGGCCTGGCCAACGCCAGCGTCGTCACCGATCCGGGCAATCCGCAGATCGTCCAGAACGGCGGCCCGGCCGACATCCAGAGCGCGGTCAGCCAGCTGGGGCAGAAGTCCGGCAGCAAGACGCCGCAAGTCAGCAAGCTGTCCAGCGGCGTCACGCTGATCTCCAAACCGTCGGCGCTGCACGTGGCGCCGTGGCAGCTGGTGTCGGCCGAGATGGGCGGCATCGCGCTGCGCGCCGCCACCTGGTGGGAGTCCAGCAAGAGCTACGCGATCCCGACCACCACCCAGTCCGGTGCGCCGGCTTGCTGGGACAGCAGCCTGCCGACGCCGGGACCGGTGGCCATCGCCACCTCCGGCAGCTGGCAGGGCCAGACCTTCTCGCTGAAGGGCGGCCTGGGCAAGAACTACAACCACGCCAAGATCGGCGTCAGCACCAGCGGCGGCACCGCCTACGCGATCTTCGGCGACATGAACCAGGAGGGCGCGCTGTCCGGCAACTGCGCCAGCGCCCAGAACGGCCGCGGCGGCCTGTTCTTCGCGCTGCCGAACGCCGCGCTGGCCCAGTCCATCGGCAAGCTGATCGGCGGCAGCACCGCCGCCGCCGCCGCGCGCTAG
- a CDS encoding PHB depolymerase family esterase: MKRKSLFCLLAMLAATAWAAEPLPAFHGDAKQSSVSGLSSGAFMAVQYQIAYSASVVGVGVVAGGPYYCALGSLAGTTACMSGPPPQPGQLLAGAAQFAAAGRIDPLTNLATRRVYLFSGSQDNTVKTQVVDAAAEFFQLAGVPATQIAYERRLPAGHAQITPAYGNACGATASPYVSHCEWQGRGYDQAGLILKQIYGALQPKAQAPGGRIVRFNQKPYAAAGSSLADEGYVYVPRACADGEACRVHIALHGCQQYADKVGDAFYVHAGYNDWADSNHILVLYPQTTVSAANPQGCWDWFGYTGPAYAWRDGLQMRALKAMADRLVSAR, encoded by the coding sequence ATGAAACGCAAGTCATTGTTCTGCCTGCTCGCCATGCTGGCGGCGACGGCCTGGGCGGCCGAGCCGCTGCCGGCCTTCCACGGCGACGCCAAGCAGTCGTCGGTGTCCGGCCTGTCGTCCGGCGCCTTCATGGCGGTGCAATACCAGATCGCCTATTCGGCGTCGGTGGTCGGCGTCGGCGTCGTCGCCGGCGGGCCGTACTACTGCGCGCTGGGTTCGCTGGCCGGCACCACCGCCTGCATGAGCGGGCCGCCGCCGCAACCCGGCCAGCTGCTGGCCGGCGCCGCCCAGTTCGCCGCCGCCGGCCGGATAGACCCGCTGACCAATCTGGCCACGCGCCGCGTCTATCTGTTCAGCGGCAGCCAGGACAACACGGTCAAGACCCAGGTGGTCGACGCCGCCGCCGAATTCTTCCAGCTGGCCGGCGTGCCGGCGACCCAGATCGCGTACGAGCGCAGGCTGCCGGCCGGCCACGCCCAGATCACGCCGGCCTACGGCAACGCCTGCGGCGCCACGGCGTCGCCGTATGTCAGCCATTGCGAATGGCAGGGCCGCGGCTACGACCAGGCCGGACTGATCCTGAAGCAGATCTACGGCGCGCTGCAGCCCAAGGCGCAGGCGCCGGGCGGACGCATCGTCCGCTTCAACCAGAAGCCCTACGCCGCCGCCGGCAGCAGCCTGGCGGACGAAGGCTACGTCTACGTGCCGCGCGCCTGCGCCGACGGCGAGGCCTGCCGCGTGCACATCGCGCTGCACGGCTGTCAGCAATACGCGGACAAGGTCGGCGACGCCTTCTACGTCCACGCCGGCTACAACGACTGGGCCGACAGCAACCACATCCTGGTGCTCTACCCGCAGACCACGGTCAGCGCCGCCAATCCGCAGGGCTGCTGGGACTGGTTCGGCTATACCGGACCGGCCTACGCCTGGCGCGACGGGCTGCAGATGCGGGCTCTGAAGGCGATGGCCGACCGGCTGGTGTCGGCGCGCTGA
- the aroG gene encoding 3-deoxy-7-phosphoheptulonate synthase AroG has protein sequence MQRQTDDVRIREIKELLPPIAHLYELPISESASELIYNTRRDIAALLRGEDDRLLVVIGPCSIHDTEAAVEYAQKLAPLRQALAGELEVVMRVYFEKPRTTVGWKGLINDPHLNESYDINAGLRIARRLLLTLNNLGMPAATEFLDMITPQYFADLISWGAIGARTTESQVHRELASGLSCPVGFKNGTDGNLKIAVDAIRSSSVSHHFLSVTKTGHSAIVSTGGNPDCHVILRGGKEPNYSVEHVRAAAAELTAVGLPQKLMVDFSHANSRKDYRRQMEVSADIAGQIAGGDRNIFGVMVESHLVEGRQDQKPGCELKYGQSITDGCLGWDDTEKLLTQLADAVKARRAAA, from the coding sequence ATGCAACGCCAGACCGATGACGTCAGAATCCGCGAGATCAAGGAACTGCTTCCTCCGATCGCCCACCTGTATGAACTGCCGATCAGCGAGTCCGCTTCCGAGCTGATCTACAACACCCGGCGCGACATCGCGGCGCTGCTGCGCGGCGAGGACGACAGGCTGCTGGTGGTGATCGGCCCCTGTTCGATCCACGACACCGAAGCCGCCGTCGAGTACGCGCAGAAGCTGGCGCCGCTGCGCCAGGCGCTGGCCGGCGAGCTGGAGGTGGTGATGCGGGTCTACTTCGAGAAGCCGCGCACCACCGTCGGCTGGAAGGGCCTGATCAACGATCCGCACCTGAACGAGTCCTACGACATCAACGCCGGCCTGCGCATCGCGCGCCGCCTGCTGCTGACGCTGAACAATCTGGGCATGCCGGCCGCGACCGAGTTCCTCGACATGATCACGCCGCAGTATTTCGCCGACCTGATCAGCTGGGGCGCGATCGGCGCCCGCACCACCGAGAGCCAGGTGCACCGCGAGCTGGCTTCCGGCCTGTCCTGCCCGGTGGGCTTCAAGAACGGCACCGACGGCAATCTGAAGATCGCCGTCGACGCGATACGCTCGTCCAGCGTGTCGCACCATTTCCTGTCGGTGACCAAGACCGGTCATTCCGCCATCGTCTCCACCGGCGGCAATCCGGACTGCCACGTGATCCTGCGCGGCGGCAAGGAGCCGAACTACTCGGTCGAGCACGTGCGCGCCGCCGCCGCCGAGCTGACCGCGGTCGGCCTGCCGCAGAAGCTGATGGTGGACTTCAGCCACGCCAACAGCCGCAAGGACTATCGCCGCCAGATGGAGGTCAGCGCCGACATCGCCGGCCAGATCGCCGGCGGCGACCGCAACATCTTCGGCGTGATGGTGGAGAGCCATCTGGTCGAGGGCCGCCAGGACCAGAAGCCCGGCTGCGAGCTGAAGTACGGCCAGAGCATCACCGACGGCTGCCTGGGCTGGGACGACACCGAGAAGCTGCTGACGCAGCTGGCCGACGCGGTGAAGGCGCGCCGCGCCGCCGCGTAA